The genomic DNA AGCCGTAGTCGGAGACCGCATCCGAAACATCCGCGACCACGCCTTCGCCACAGAGATCGGTCAACGGGATGTCGGCGATGGCTCGGGCGCCGGAGTGAAAAGCCCTCGGTCCCACCAGATGGGTGCCCGAGTTGTTGCTCCATTCGATGAGCTGACCGTTGGCGCCCTGGCCACCATGCCAGGAGCCCGTCAGGCGCTTGAAGAAATGGACCTGAAGCGGCATCTCGCCGGGACAGGGCGGCGTGAAGATGGACAGCGGCTGGGTCAAGTCGTACCAGCGAGCGTCGGCAAGAAGTTCGATGGCGTCGTTACGGTTCATGGTTGCGAGTCCTCCTTGTCAAGAAAGACCGTAGCGGTCGGCGTAGGCTATGAGTGCTTGCTCGAAAATCTCCATCGGCGGCCTGACCAACCCCGCCCCGACCTGCCCGACACCAGCCTCGCGGTGAGCGATGCCGGTGTTCACTCGCGGAGTGATCCCGAGCTCGACCACCCGGCGCACATCAATACCGGTCGGTGAGCCGCGAAAGTCGAGCGGCGGGATGGTGAAGTGCGAATGCTCGCCAAATGTGATCTCGTACATCTCGAGGGTGGCGTCGAGGGCGTCATGGGGCTTGCCTGAGACGAACTGCACGATCGCCGGTGCCGCGGCCATGGCGAAGGCGCCGATACCCGCGGTCTCGGTAATGGTCGAGTCGCCGATGTCTGGGTTGGCGTCGGCGGCCGTAAAGCCCGAAAAGTAGAGGCCGTCTGGAGTCGCCGCCGGCGCCGTGAACCACTCGCCCTCCAGGCCCGAGACGCGGATCCCGAAATCGGTGCCGTTCCGAGCCATGGCCGTGACAATGGTCGAGCCCTCGATCCCGTGGCCGGCGTCGGCCATCGCTTTGCACGCCGCCATCACCGGGTTCAAGACCGAAAGGGCATTGTCACCGAGGAATTCGATCACCTTGCGTCGAGTCGAGGCCTCGGCCGAGCTCTCCGCGATGTGCGGCGCCAGGAGCTTGGCGAAAAGAAGCGATCCCGCCTTGTTGCGATTGTGCCCCTCATCGCCCATGTGCAAGGCCTCGGCCAGCAGAGCCCGAATGTCGAGCCCTCCCGCCGCCTCGATGGCCGTTTTGACGACCGGCCCCATCTCGTCGTTCATCCAGCGGAGCTTGTCGAGGACCTCGGGTGCGTAGGCACCGTACCGAAGCACCTTGCCGTAGCCCTCGTTGAGGTTCGAGTAGGCCAAGTTGCCGTGGGTCTCGTTTTCGACCACGTAGACCGCCATCGACGGCGACGTGACACCGGCCATCGGGCCGACCGCGCCGTGGTGATGGCAGGGGTCGAAATCGATCGCGCCCGATGAAGCCAACTCCTCGGCCGCGGCCTGGTTGTCGGCCCAGCCCTCGAAGATCGCGGCGCCGATCACCGCCCCGCGCATCGGCCCCGACATGCGCTGCCACTCGA from bacterium includes the following:
- a CDS encoding DUF1116 domain-containing protein codes for the protein MIGARPILKTIARASDVIPALQERRLLHAGPPIEWQRMSGPMRGAVIGAAIFEGWADNQAAAEELASSGAIDFDPCHHHGAVGPMAGVTSPSMAVYVVENETHGNLAYSNLNEGYGKVLRYGAYAPEVLDKLRWMNDEMGPVVKTAIEAAGGLDIRALLAEALHMGDEGHNRNKAGSLLFAKLLAPHIAESSAEASTRRKVIEFLGDNALSVLNPVMAACKAMADAGHGIEGSTIVTAMARNGTDFGIRVSGLEGEWFTAPAATPDGLYFSGFTAADANPDIGDSTITETAGIGAFAMAAAPAIVQFVSGKPHDALDATLEMYEITFGEHSHFTIPPLDFRGSPTGIDVRRVVELGITPRVNTGIAHREAGVGQVGAGLVRPPMEIFEQALIAYADRYGLS